AGAACTCGGCGAAGTACCTCGACTCCGGGCTCACCGCCGAGGGGTTCGAGGCCCCGGACTGGCTCGCGCCCGACATCGAGGACGGCACCGCGCCCTCGATGAAAGCCGAGGCGCTCGAAAACACGATCGACCGGCTCCCCGAGTACGGCCCCGACTTCGGCGGCGAGATCTGGCCCCGCGTCGAGTGGAGTTACGCCGACCCGAGCTTCCGAGAGCGAGGCGTCGACCAGATCGACCGCCTCGTCGGCGAGGCCGGCGACCACCTCGACGGCGTCGTCGTCCCGAAAGTCGGCCGACGAGACGACGTAGAACGGGCTCGTGCAGCCGTCGCCGAGGCCGAACGCGAGTACGGGTACGACGACGGGTCGATCGGCCTCTCAGTGATCGTCGAGACGGCGCGGGCGTTCTCGGACCTGCGAGAGATCGCACGGCTGGGCGAGGACTCGCGTCTGACCGGCCTGATCTTCGGACCGGTGGACTACACCGCAGAGCTGGGCGGGCGCGCGATGGACGGCCAGCGCCCGCAGTGGGCCGCGATGCTCGAACGGCTCTCGAACGAGGCCAGCGCCGCCGATCTCGTCGCCGTCGGGGGCCCCTTCGACCAGCTCTTTCACGAGCGAGCGGGAGTGACCTACTACAACGCACCGGGCTACGCCGACCAGGTGACCCGCGAGGCAACTATCGGCATCGACGGCTCGTGGTCGCTCCACCCCAAACAGACCGTCCAGGCCAACCGCATCCACATGCCGACCGCCGAGGAACTGGAGCGTGACGTGGGCAAGATCGAGCGCTTCGTCGAAGCCAAGGCCGAGGGGTCGGGCGCGGTCGTGCTGGACGGCCAGATGGTCGACGAGGCCACGTACAAGAACTTCGCCAACACCGTCGCCACGGTCCGTGCCATCGACGAGACCCACCCCGAACAGACGGCCGATCGCTACGACGCTGACCTCGTCGAGCGTGCGCGCGCCGTCGAGCTGGGTTTTGCCTGACACGGAGTCGTGAAGCGATTTGCCGGCGCTCGTCGTCACGGGGCAGAGATCGCCGGTACGCTCAGACGACAGTCCGTATGACACTGCCGGCCGTCGTTGGTGACACCGTGTCGTCCGCAGCGAGTTCGCCCACGGCCAGTCGCGTGTCGCCGGGCGAAGCGAGTAAGACCCTCCCGACCGAAGATGACCACGTGAAAGACTTCGAGCGCGAGCAGTTGCTCGAACGCATCGGCCGGGAGAGCGCGACGGTCGGCGTGGACATCCCCGAAGCAATCGAGGTGCAAGGCGAGACGATCGAACTCCAGTCG
Above is a genomic segment from Halomicrobium sp. LC1Hm containing:
- the citE gene encoding L-malyl-CoA/beta-methylmalyl-CoA lyase, producing the protein MTRLCRTFQTAPAAVPRENSAKYLDSGLTAEGFEAPDWLAPDIEDGTAPSMKAEALENTIDRLPEYGPDFGGEIWPRVEWSYADPSFRERGVDQIDRLVGEAGDHLDGVVVPKVGRRDDVERARAAVAEAEREYGYDDGSIGLSVIVETARAFSDLREIARLGEDSRLTGLIFGPVDYTAELGGRAMDGQRPQWAAMLERLSNEASAADLVAVGGPFDQLFHERAGVTYYNAPGYADQVTREATIGIDGSWSLHPKQTVQANRIHMPTAEELERDVGKIERFVEAKAEGSGAVVLDGQMVDEATYKNFANTVATVRAIDETHPEQTADRYDADLVERARAVELGFA